One part of the Kiritimatiellia bacterium genome encodes these proteins:
- a CDS encoding tetratricopeptide repeat protein, producing the protein MDPLSHSVYNVRDKTAENAAPPAPPGTAQAPAGYWAESQRQLRRQTLLFVLTVFVSGLLIVVVTTYYYLQISESRQGLRAPPRRTLAKAASPLRFEADAQTMYLLEELPPPANPEQLKDLPLSAAALKQASYFLVKAELASKQDRHEDALDHYQKVVQIFPDIRGVQNQIGQLAIRVKQFALAAEAFEKASREEPMTFSMANSLGVAYLGMEDYEKAEAAFRMATRMNPQYANAYFNLATLQLRRGQPEKASQHFEEYMQLQPSDTMAGQTYALILIQLEQWDRAAALLQQIARIAPDVAPIHFRLAQALSHGANREAAIESLKRAVTLVDPKQALAWMSRPEYNLLRNDPGFQEILLELGAQD; encoded by the coding sequence GTGGACCCGCTTTCCCACAGCGTTTACAACGTCCGGGATAAGACGGCCGAGAACGCCGCGCCGCCGGCCCCGCCCGGAACGGCCCAGGCGCCCGCGGGCTACTGGGCCGAGTCCCAGCGCCAGCTCCGCCGCCAGACCCTGCTCTTCGTGCTGACGGTGTTCGTGTCGGGCCTCCTGATCGTGGTCGTGACGACCTACTATTACCTGCAAATCAGCGAAAGCCGCCAGGGTCTCCGCGCTCCTCCGCGCCGGACCCTGGCGAAAGCCGCTTCCCCCCTGCGTTTCGAGGCGGACGCGCAGACGATGTACCTGCTCGAGGAATTGCCGCCCCCCGCGAATCCCGAGCAGCTGAAAGACCTGCCCCTCTCCGCGGCCGCCCTCAAGCAGGCCTCGTATTTCCTAGTGAAGGCGGAATTGGCCTCCAAGCAGGACCGTCACGAAGACGCCCTCGATCATTACCAGAAGGTCGTTCAGATCTTCCCGGATATCCGCGGCGTGCAGAACCAGATCGGCCAGCTGGCCATCCGCGTCAAGCAGTTTGCCCTGGCCGCGGAAGCCTTCGAAAAGGCGTCCCGCGAAGAGCCCATGACGTTCTCCATGGCCAACAGCCTGGGTGTCGCCTACCTCGGCATGGAGGATTATGAAAAGGCGGAGGCCGCGTTCCGGATGGCCACGCGGATGAATCCGCAGTACGCCAACGCCTACTTCAACCTCGCCACCCTCCAGCTCCGGCGGGGCCAGCCGGAAAAAGCCAGCCAGCACTTTGAGGAGTATATGCAGCTCCAGCCGTCGGATACCATGGCGGGGCAGACGTACGCCCTGATCCTCATCCAGTTGGAGCAGTGGGATCGCGCCGCGGCTTTGCTTCAGCAGATCGCCCGCATCGCGCCCGATGTAGCGCCTATCCACTTCCGCCTGGCGCAGGCCTTGTCTCATGGGGCGAATCGCGAGGCGGCCATCGAGTCCCTGAAGCGGGCCGTTACCCTGGTGGATCCGAAGCAGGCGCTGGCGTGGATGTCCCGTCCGGAGTACAATCTGCTTCGGAACGATCCGGGCTTCCAGGAGATTCTCCTGGAGCTGGGGGCGCAGGACTGA